Proteins from a single region of Undibacterium sp. KW1:
- a CDS encoding acyltransferase, translating to MFKPFADYLSNKRFASLDGLRAISIMAVIWHHTAPAGINEILASIGAQGVQLFFAISGFLITTLLLRERERNGKIDLKAFYLRRSLRIFPLYYGTLALYIVLVYVLERHSEPGQAFFHNLIYFATYTSNIFVALDGRVIFYFAWSLAAEEQFYLVWPPLLLLAGSVKRASIILISVIAVCIVSQMAGQHAFDIIQLPIVIGALLAIGLNNESHFSWLYRILGQTWSAPVFFMALLLVLLGNILPGFIASILFAGLVGACVIQERHPLGPVLSLKPIAYLGSISYGMYMLHMLCKNFVTKLFSALQIHEPGIAVFLLTLIVATVIASISFRYYESWFLNLKTRFER from the coding sequence ATGTTTAAGCCGTTTGCCGATTACCTGTCAAATAAAAGATTTGCATCCCTGGATGGCTTGCGTGCCATCAGCATCATGGCCGTCATCTGGCATCACACTGCACCTGCGGGCATCAATGAAATACTGGCGAGCATAGGCGCACAAGGTGTGCAATTATTCTTTGCCATCAGCGGTTTTTTGATCACGACCTTGTTGTTAAGAGAACGTGAGCGCAATGGCAAGATAGACCTCAAGGCGTTTTACCTGCGCCGTTCACTGCGCATCTTCCCGTTGTATTACGGTACCCTGGCGCTGTATATCGTTCTGGTATATGTACTGGAAAGACATTCTGAACCAGGTCAGGCTTTCTTTCATAATCTCATCTACTTTGCGACTTACACATCAAATATTTTTGTCGCCCTGGATGGACGGGTCATTTTTTATTTTGCCTGGTCATTGGCAGCGGAAGAGCAATTCTATCTCGTGTGGCCGCCACTCTTATTACTCGCAGGTTCAGTCAAAAGAGCCAGCATCATCCTGATCAGCGTCATTGCAGTTTGCATAGTAAGCCAAATGGCAGGGCAGCACGCATTCGATATCATACAATTACCCATCGTCATCGGTGCCTTGCTGGCGATAGGCTTGAACAATGAGAGCCACTTTAGCTGGCTCTACCGCATCCTTGGCCAGACATGGTCAGCGCCTGTGTTCTTCATGGCACTGCTGCTAGTCTTGCTTGGCAATATTTTGCCTGGCTTTATTGCCTCAATATTGTTTGCGGGTCTGGTCGGGGCTTGCGTCATTCAGGAACGCCATCCCCTGGGACCCGTACTCTCATTGAAGCCCATCGCCTATCTGGGGTCGATCAGTTACGGCATGTATATGCTGCACATGTTGTGCAAAAACTTTGTCACCAAACTTTTTAGTGCTTTGCAGATTCACGAACCGGGCATTGCGGTTTTCTTGCTGACCCTGATTGTAGCTACCGTCATCGCCAGTATCAGCTTCCGCTATTATGAATCCTGGTTCTTGAACTTGAAAACCCGGTTTGAGCGTTAA
- a CDS encoding glycosyl transferase, which yields MMRLVYLSPVPWNSFAQRPHQFVRWFHQQFNAKVLWIDPYPTRFPEMSDVQRVVASKFAQTPTVVGTVKDKENPEIADWLTLVKVPALPIEPLPASGFLQQWFWRKAMAEIDEFVGNTKAQIVVGKPSKLALQVLARYPEMASMYDAMDDFPAFYEGLSSKAMEHTEGKLAARVNKIVISSSAVSRFSAQADKLSLILNACDSDNLPPALPRSEQPPVYGYVGTIGHWFDWDAVVKLASSLINTDPRALVRLIGPVFTPPPCALPKNVQILPACSHARAMQAMQKFSVGLIPFKRKLLTASVDPIKYYEYRSLGIPVLSSDFGEMSLRANEDGVFLYNGESDFTTLLKTCLRYRSSEDGLSKFRTDNSWAARFAGLIPLFDAGADHRGRRKSTARLEQFAWQRA from the coding sequence ATGATGCGCCTCGTCTATCTCTCGCCTGTTCCGTGGAACAGTTTTGCCCAAAGACCACATCAGTTTGTGCGCTGGTTTCATCAGCAATTTAATGCGAAGGTATTGTGGATAGACCCGTATCCCACACGTTTTCCAGAGATGAGCGATGTGCAACGCGTAGTGGCATCAAAATTTGCGCAGACACCCACTGTTGTTGGCACTGTCAAGGATAAAGAAAACCCGGAAATAGCAGACTGGCTGACACTGGTCAAGGTTCCTGCCTTGCCGATAGAACCTTTGCCTGCTTCCGGGTTTTTACAGCAATGGTTTTGGCGCAAGGCTATGGCAGAGATAGATGAATTTGTTGGTAATACCAAGGCGCAGATCGTTGTCGGCAAACCTTCCAAGCTGGCTTTGCAGGTGCTGGCGCGTTATCCTGAGATGGCATCCATGTATGATGCCATGGATGATTTTCCGGCTTTCTATGAAGGCTTGTCCAGCAAGGCCATGGAGCATACAGAGGGCAAGCTGGCAGCCAGGGTCAATAAGATAGTCATTTCCTCCAGCGCAGTTTCACGTTTCTCGGCGCAGGCAGATAAACTGAGCCTGATACTGAACGCCTGTGACAGTGATAACCTGCCGCCTGCATTGCCAAGATCAGAGCAGCCACCAGTGTATGGTTATGTCGGCACGATAGGTCACTGGTTTGACTGGGATGCAGTCGTCAAGCTGGCCTCTTCGCTGATCAACACTGACCCACGCGCTCTTGTGCGCCTGATAGGGCCAGTGTTCACGCCGCCACCTTGCGCATTGCCAAAGAATGTGCAAATCCTACCTGCATGCAGCCATGCGCGTGCCATGCAGGCCATGCAGAAATTTTCTGTAGGCTTGATACCGTTTAAGCGCAAATTGCTGACGGCCTCGGTTGATCCTATCAAGTACTATGAATACCGCTCGCTGGGGATACCAGTTCTTTCATCTGACTTTGGTGAGATGTCTTTGCGGGCAAATGAAGATGGCGTGTTTTTATACAACGGGGAAAGTGATTTCACGACTTTGCTCAAGACTTGCCTGAGGTATCGCAGCAGTGAAGATGGTCTGAGCAAGTTCAGGACAGACAACTCCTGGGCTGCCCGGTTTGCCGGATTGATACCGCTGTTTGATGCCGGTGCTGATCACAGGGGGCGTAGAAAATCCACTGCCAGACTTGAGCAATTTGCATGGCAGCGCGCTTGA
- a CDS encoding Fe2+-dependent dioxygenase, whose translation MMLHIPGVLSREQVSAIRLRLDAANWVDGKQTVGAQGAQVKRNRQLPEHSALAQELGHIVLAALKNNPLFFAAALPLRIVPPLFNSYAGGEHYGLHVDGAVRNVANANYSLRTDVSSTLFLCDPEDYDGGELEVVDTYGTHEVKLPAGDLILYPSTSLHQVLPVTRGERVCSFLWTQSMIRDDARRTMLFEMDQNITRLRSLLGDSAEVLSLTGQYHNLLRMWSET comes from the coding sequence ATGATGTTACATATACCTGGCGTGCTCAGCCGTGAGCAAGTCAGCGCAATAAGACTAAGGCTGGACGCAGCCAACTGGGTTGACGGCAAACAGACTGTAGGTGCGCAGGGTGCCCAGGTTAAACGTAATCGCCAACTTCCTGAGCACTCTGCACTGGCACAAGAACTGGGCCACATCGTTCTGGCTGCATTAAAAAATAATCCCCTGTTTTTCGCCGCTGCCCTGCCCTTGCGCATCGTGCCGCCGCTGTTCAACTCTTATGCCGGTGGTGAACACTATGGCCTGCACGTCGATGGCGCTGTGCGCAATGTTGCCAACGCTAACTACAGTCTGCGTACCGATGTATCTTCTACGCTGTTCCTGTGTGACCCGGAAGACTATGATGGCGGCGAGCTTGAAGTAGTTGATACCTACGGTACCCATGAAGTGAAATTGCCAGCCGGTGACCTGATACTCTACCCCTCCACCAGCCTGCACCAGGTATTGCCAGTCACCCGTGGTGAGCGCGTATGCTCGTTCTTGTGGACGCAAAGCATGATACGCGACGACGCCCGCCGTACCATGCTGTTTGAAATGGACCAGAACATCACCCGCCTGCGCAGCTTGCTTGGTGATAGTGCAGAAGTATTGAGCCTGACCGGCCAGTACCACAATCTATTGCGCATGTGGTCAGAAACCTGA